The following coding sequences lie in one Anomaloglossus baeobatrachus isolate aAnoBae1 chromosome 7, aAnoBae1.hap1, whole genome shotgun sequence genomic window:
- the ATXN2L gene encoding ataxin-2-like protein isoform X1 has protein sequence MLKQQPTSQATRKPATTAAAMAVSTPGSGSPGSPNGNLPPAGSRSQERPGAGRGRSIVKGLQPPVFEGIYNNSRMLHFLTAVVGSTCDVKVKNGTTYQGIFKTLSSKFELAIDAVHKKGSDQVPGPKREEIVDTMIFKHSDVMLVHFHNVDFSYATKDKFTDSAIAMNSKVNGEHKDKVLMRWDGGESNSDDYDLDSDMSNGWDPNEMFKFNEDNYGVKTTYDSSLSSYTVPLEKDNSDEFRQREARATILAREIESSPLYRARIAIENDECRTEEEKHSAVQRPSSDRDSPSLSSRDGKYNPLPQRVRDGPRGALRTNSSRGGRSGMGMTSRAPPQHYPDTSSSPVPEQRGINGGPSRMSPKSQRPIRSAKPLSSPSSRPIEVSTSPSGSSRVYTPLSPKSASSASSMDSSSQSSTPDPRPAAEAGVSAKPASPKNVTPSLEAKDAQAPVKEPSRTMELSSPCEIAKPPCKVLQTEQKRNQLDELRKFGAEFRLQATPPCPDASIEPFPSRQRDQLESKMAPLDPAHSEIPESRDLGQKIPELVEETKEERICESNERQEETASPASKADPEEKEEQVVCEYVYRGQVKKSTLNPNAKEFNPAKSLLAVNKATSTPTSPGPRSHSSTTTIPMLTAGQSGIYSPYISYINPLHMSPAVQAPQMYPYQVSNSVPGQQGKFRTKGPSQRSDQPNSANPIMQAAAAAGPPLVAATPYPSYISYSPQQFPGQPTMMQPMAHYPSQPVFAQMLQGNPRMIASGNHPQALVSSSNPQYQPAEQPTPQTLYATVHQSYSHHAPQLHPQPASTPTQSQQQSQHANPSPVQHQAGQPPHLGSAQPQQNIYHTAALTATPPSLTPGPSTQSPQNSYPQQAVYAIHAHQQLQHGYTNMSHVAQAHLQSGVTGAPPHPGAPHPPHPGAPHPTPVMLLHPSQTHGGPPQAAVSQTGVSNPSPYTYIPHPQVQSHPSQQLPFHPPGN, from the exons ATGCTGAAGCAGCAGCCGACGTCTCAGGCCACCCGCAAACCTGCCACCACAGCAGCGGCCATGGCTGTCTCCACGCCAGGAAGCGGCTCTCCCGGGAGCCCCAACGGCAACCTCCCCCCGGCCGGGAGCCGGAGCCAAGAGAGGCCGGGAGCGGGCAG GGGTCGGAGCATAGTGAAAGGTCTTCAACCTCCG GTCTTCGAAGGCATTTATAATAATTCCAGGATGCTGCATTTTTTAACTGCTGTAGTG GGCTCCACTTGTGACGTGAAGGTGAAGAACGGGACCACGTACCAGGGCATCTTCAAGACCTTGAGCTCTAAG TTTGAGCTGgcaatcgatgctgtgcacaagaaGGGAAGCGACCAGGTCCCGGGGCCGAAGCGTGAGGAGATCGTGGACACCATGATCTTCAAGCACTCGGATGTGATGCTCGTCCACTTCCACAACGTGGATTTCAGCTACGCCACGAAAG ATAAGTTCACGGATTCGGCCATCGCCATGAACTCCAAAGTTAACGGGGAACACAAAGACAAGGTGCTGATGCGCTGGGACGGAGGAGAAAGCAACAGCGACGACTATGACCTGGACTCTGATATG TCCAATGGTTGGGATCCCAACGAAATGTTCAAGTTCAATGAGGACAACTACGGGGTGAAGACCACGTACGACAGCAGCCTGTCCTCGTACAC AGTCCCTCTAGAAAAAGACAATTCGGATGAGTTCCGGCAGCGGGAGGCTCGGGCGACCATCCTGGCCCGGGAGATCGAGTCCAGTCCGCTGTACAGAGCGCGGATCGCCATAGAGAATGATGAATGCCGGACAGAGGAGGAGAAGCACAGCGCGGTGCAGAGGCCCAGCTCCGACCGGGACAGCCCCAGCCTCAGCTCCAG GGATGGAAAGTACAATCCTTTGCCCCAGCGGGTCCGGGACGGGCCACGAGGAGCCCTCCGAACAAACTCCTCCAGAGGCGGTCGCTCCGGGATGGGCATGACTTCCCGCGCGCCCCCTCAGCATTATCCTGACACGAGCTCCAGCCCCGTCCCTGAGCAGCGCGGCATCAATGGAG GGCCTTCAAGGATGTCCCCCAAATCGCAGCGGCCCATCCGCTCCGCCAAGCCGCTGTCCTCTCCGTCCAGCCGCCCCATAGAGGTTTCTACGTCCCCATCAG GTTCCTCCCGTGTCTACACCCCCCTGTCCCCCAAATCCGCCTCCTCTGCTAGTTCCATGGATTCATCGTCTCAGTCTTCAACCCCGGATCCCCGACCTGCGGCGGAGGCCGGCGTCTCCGCTAAACCCGCGTCTCCGAAGAACGTCACCCCCAGCCTGGAAG CTAAAGATGCTCAAGCGCCTGTGAAGGAGCCGAGCCGGACAATGGAGCTGAGCTCCCCGTGTGAGATTGCCAAGCCGCCGTGTAAAG TGCTGCAGACTGAGCAGAAGAGGAACCAGTTGGACGAACTGCGCAAATTCGGAGCTGAATTCCGG cTCCAGGCGACTCCTCCGTGTCCAGACGCCTCAATAGAACCTTTCCCCTCGAGACAAAGGGATCAGTTAGAAAGTAAAATGGCCCCACTGGATCCCGCTCACTCAGAGATCCCCGAATCGCGTGACCTGGGGCAGAAAATTCCCGAGTTGGTTGAAGAGACCAAGGAGGAGCGGATCTGCGAAAGCAACGAGCGCCAAGAGGAGACGGCCAGTCCCGCGAGCAAAGCGGAcccggaggagaaggaggagcaagtGGTGTGCGAGTACGTATATAGGGG ccaAGTGAAGAAATCCACTCTGAATCCTAACGCTAAGGAGTTTAATCCCGCCAAGTCCCTCCTGGCAGTG AACAAAGCGACCAGCACGCCCACGTCGCCCGGTCCTCGCAGCCATTCCTCCACCACCACTATCCCGATGCTGACGGCCGGCCAGAGCGGCATCTACAGCCCGTACATCTCCTACATCAACCCGCTGCACATGAGCCCGGCCGTGCAG GCTCCTCAGATGTATCCGTACCAAGTGTCTAACTCCGTGCCGGGCCAGCAGGGGAAATTCAGAACAAAAG GTCCTTCCCAGCGCTCCGACCAGCCGAACTCTGCCAACCCCATCATGCAGGCGGCGGCTGCGGCCGGTCCCCCCCTGGTGGCTGCTACGCCGTATCCTTCCTACATCTCCTACAGCCCCCAGCAGTTCCCTGGACAGCCGACCATGATGCAGCCCATGGCTCATTACCCCTCGCAG CCTGTATTTGCGCAGATGCTGCAGGGTAATCCTCGCATGATTGCGTCCGGAAATCATCCGCAAGCCTTAGTGTCTTCCTCCAACCCTCAGTATCAGCCCGCAGAGCAGCCCACGCCCCAGACACTATATG CAACCGTGCACCAGTCCTACTCGCACCACGCTCCTCAGCTGCACCCTCAGCCGGCCAGCACCCCCACCCAGAGCCAGCAGCAGTCCCAGCATGCCAACCCCAGCCCTGTGCAG CACCAGGCCGGCCAGCCTCCGCACCTCGGCAGCGCTCAGCCCCAGCAGAACATTTACCATACGGCGGCCTTGACTGCAACACCTCCCTCCCTGACTCCAGGACCCTCCACGCAGTCCCCGCAGAACAGCTACCCGCAGCAGGCCGTGTACGCCATCCATGCCCACCAGCAGCTGCAGCACGGCTACACAAACATGTCTcacgtcgcccag GCACATTTACAGAGTGGAGTCACCGGAGCACCTCCCCACCCCGGAGCGCCTCACCCACCACATCCCGGTGCCCCCCACCCTACCCCCGTCATGCTCCTGCATCCCTCACAGACACACGGTGGCCCCCCACAAGCAGCAGTTTCACAGACCGGGGTATCCAACCCTTCTCCATATACCTATATACCACATCCCCAAG ttcAATCTCATCCGTCCCAGCAGCTTCCATTTCATCCTCCCGGTAATTGA
- the ATXN2L gene encoding ataxin-2-like protein isoform X2, which translates to MLKQQPTSQATRKPATTAAAMAVSTPGSGSPGSPNGNLPPAGSRSQERPGAGRGRSIVKGLQPPVFEGIYNNSRMLHFLTAVVGSTCDVKVKNGTTYQGIFKTLSSKFELAIDAVHKKGSDQVPGPKREEIVDTMIFKHSDVMLVHFHNVDFSYATKDKFTDSAIAMNSKVNGEHKDKVLMRWDGGESNSDDYDLDSDMSNGWDPNEMFKFNEDNYGVKTTYDSSLSSYTVPLEKDNSDEFRQREARATILAREIESSPLYRARIAIENDECRTEEEKHSAVQRPSSDRDSPSLSSRDGKYNPLPQRVRDGPRGALRTNSSRGGRSGMGMTSRAPPQHYPDTSSSPVPEQRGINGGPSRMSPKSQRPIRSAKPLSSPSSRPIEVSTSPSGSSRVYTPLSPKSASSASSMDSSSQSSTPDPRPAAEAGVSAKPASPKNVTPSLEAKDAQAPVKEPSRTMELSSPCEIAKPPCKVLQTEQKRNQLDELRKFGAEFRLQATPPCPDASIEPFPSRQRDQLESKMAPLDPAHSEIPESRDLGQKIPELVEETKEERICESNERQEETASPASKADPEEKEEQVVCDQVKKSTLNPNAKEFNPAKSLLAVNKATSTPTSPGPRSHSSTTTIPMLTAGQSGIYSPYISYINPLHMSPAVQAPQMYPYQVSNSVPGQQGKFRTKGPSQRSDQPNSANPIMQAAAAAGPPLVAATPYPSYISYSPQQFPGQPTMMQPMAHYPSQPVFAQMLQGNPRMIASGNHPQALVSSSNPQYQPAEQPTPQTLYATVHQSYSHHAPQLHPQPASTPTQSQQQSQHANPSPVQHQAGQPPHLGSAQPQQNIYHTAALTATPPSLTPGPSTQSPQNSYPQQAVYAIHAHQQLQHGYTNMSHVAQAHLQSGVTGAPPHPGAPHPPHPGAPHPTPVMLLHPSQTHGGPPQAAVSQTGVSNPSPYTYIPHPQVQSHPSQQLPFHPPGN; encoded by the exons ATGCTGAAGCAGCAGCCGACGTCTCAGGCCACCCGCAAACCTGCCACCACAGCAGCGGCCATGGCTGTCTCCACGCCAGGAAGCGGCTCTCCCGGGAGCCCCAACGGCAACCTCCCCCCGGCCGGGAGCCGGAGCCAAGAGAGGCCGGGAGCGGGCAG GGGTCGGAGCATAGTGAAAGGTCTTCAACCTCCG GTCTTCGAAGGCATTTATAATAATTCCAGGATGCTGCATTTTTTAACTGCTGTAGTG GGCTCCACTTGTGACGTGAAGGTGAAGAACGGGACCACGTACCAGGGCATCTTCAAGACCTTGAGCTCTAAG TTTGAGCTGgcaatcgatgctgtgcacaagaaGGGAAGCGACCAGGTCCCGGGGCCGAAGCGTGAGGAGATCGTGGACACCATGATCTTCAAGCACTCGGATGTGATGCTCGTCCACTTCCACAACGTGGATTTCAGCTACGCCACGAAAG ATAAGTTCACGGATTCGGCCATCGCCATGAACTCCAAAGTTAACGGGGAACACAAAGACAAGGTGCTGATGCGCTGGGACGGAGGAGAAAGCAACAGCGACGACTATGACCTGGACTCTGATATG TCCAATGGTTGGGATCCCAACGAAATGTTCAAGTTCAATGAGGACAACTACGGGGTGAAGACCACGTACGACAGCAGCCTGTCCTCGTACAC AGTCCCTCTAGAAAAAGACAATTCGGATGAGTTCCGGCAGCGGGAGGCTCGGGCGACCATCCTGGCCCGGGAGATCGAGTCCAGTCCGCTGTACAGAGCGCGGATCGCCATAGAGAATGATGAATGCCGGACAGAGGAGGAGAAGCACAGCGCGGTGCAGAGGCCCAGCTCCGACCGGGACAGCCCCAGCCTCAGCTCCAG GGATGGAAAGTACAATCCTTTGCCCCAGCGGGTCCGGGACGGGCCACGAGGAGCCCTCCGAACAAACTCCTCCAGAGGCGGTCGCTCCGGGATGGGCATGACTTCCCGCGCGCCCCCTCAGCATTATCCTGACACGAGCTCCAGCCCCGTCCCTGAGCAGCGCGGCATCAATGGAG GGCCTTCAAGGATGTCCCCCAAATCGCAGCGGCCCATCCGCTCCGCCAAGCCGCTGTCCTCTCCGTCCAGCCGCCCCATAGAGGTTTCTACGTCCCCATCAG GTTCCTCCCGTGTCTACACCCCCCTGTCCCCCAAATCCGCCTCCTCTGCTAGTTCCATGGATTCATCGTCTCAGTCTTCAACCCCGGATCCCCGACCTGCGGCGGAGGCCGGCGTCTCCGCTAAACCCGCGTCTCCGAAGAACGTCACCCCCAGCCTGGAAG CTAAAGATGCTCAAGCGCCTGTGAAGGAGCCGAGCCGGACAATGGAGCTGAGCTCCCCGTGTGAGATTGCCAAGCCGCCGTGTAAAG TGCTGCAGACTGAGCAGAAGAGGAACCAGTTGGACGAACTGCGCAAATTCGGAGCTGAATTCCGG cTCCAGGCGACTCCTCCGTGTCCAGACGCCTCAATAGAACCTTTCCCCTCGAGACAAAGGGATCAGTTAGAAAGTAAAATGGCCCCACTGGATCCCGCTCACTCAGAGATCCCCGAATCGCGTGACCTGGGGCAGAAAATTCCCGAGTTGGTTGAAGAGACCAAGGAGGAGCGGATCTGCGAAAGCAACGAGCGCCAAGAGGAGACGGCCAGTCCCGCGAGCAAAGCGGAcccggaggagaaggaggagcaagtGGTGTGCGA ccaAGTGAAGAAATCCACTCTGAATCCTAACGCTAAGGAGTTTAATCCCGCCAAGTCCCTCCTGGCAGTG AACAAAGCGACCAGCACGCCCACGTCGCCCGGTCCTCGCAGCCATTCCTCCACCACCACTATCCCGATGCTGACGGCCGGCCAGAGCGGCATCTACAGCCCGTACATCTCCTACATCAACCCGCTGCACATGAGCCCGGCCGTGCAG GCTCCTCAGATGTATCCGTACCAAGTGTCTAACTCCGTGCCGGGCCAGCAGGGGAAATTCAGAACAAAAG GTCCTTCCCAGCGCTCCGACCAGCCGAACTCTGCCAACCCCATCATGCAGGCGGCGGCTGCGGCCGGTCCCCCCCTGGTGGCTGCTACGCCGTATCCTTCCTACATCTCCTACAGCCCCCAGCAGTTCCCTGGACAGCCGACCATGATGCAGCCCATGGCTCATTACCCCTCGCAG CCTGTATTTGCGCAGATGCTGCAGGGTAATCCTCGCATGATTGCGTCCGGAAATCATCCGCAAGCCTTAGTGTCTTCCTCCAACCCTCAGTATCAGCCCGCAGAGCAGCCCACGCCCCAGACACTATATG CAACCGTGCACCAGTCCTACTCGCACCACGCTCCTCAGCTGCACCCTCAGCCGGCCAGCACCCCCACCCAGAGCCAGCAGCAGTCCCAGCATGCCAACCCCAGCCCTGTGCAG CACCAGGCCGGCCAGCCTCCGCACCTCGGCAGCGCTCAGCCCCAGCAGAACATTTACCATACGGCGGCCTTGACTGCAACACCTCCCTCCCTGACTCCAGGACCCTCCACGCAGTCCCCGCAGAACAGCTACCCGCAGCAGGCCGTGTACGCCATCCATGCCCACCAGCAGCTGCAGCACGGCTACACAAACATGTCTcacgtcgcccag GCACATTTACAGAGTGGAGTCACCGGAGCACCTCCCCACCCCGGAGCGCCTCACCCACCACATCCCGGTGCCCCCCACCCTACCCCCGTCATGCTCCTGCATCCCTCACAGACACACGGTGGCCCCCCACAAGCAGCAGTTTCACAGACCGGGGTATCCAACCCTTCTCCATATACCTATATACCACATCCCCAAG ttcAATCTCATCCGTCCCAGCAGCTTCCATTTCATCCTCCCGGTAATTGA
- the ATXN2L gene encoding ataxin-2-like protein isoform X3, whose translation MWRHSLPVFSAPRVDSHYRGRSIVKGLQPPVFEGIYNNSRMLHFLTAVVGSTCDVKVKNGTTYQGIFKTLSSKFELAIDAVHKKGSDQVPGPKREEIVDTMIFKHSDVMLVHFHNVDFSYATKDKFTDSAIAMNSKVNGEHKDKVLMRWDGGESNSDDYDLDSDMSNGWDPNEMFKFNEDNYGVKTTYDSSLSSYTVPLEKDNSDEFRQREARATILAREIESSPLYRARIAIENDECRTEEEKHSAVQRPSSDRDSPSLSSRDGKYNPLPQRVRDGPRGALRTNSSRGGRSGMGMTSRAPPQHYPDTSSSPVPEQRGINGGPSRMSPKSQRPIRSAKPLSSPSSRPIEVSTSPSGSSRVYTPLSPKSASSASSMDSSSQSSTPDPRPAAEAGVSAKPASPKNVTPSLEAKDAQAPVKEPSRTMELSSPCEIAKPPCKVLQTEQKRNQLDELRKFGAEFRLQATPPCPDASIEPFPSRQRDQLESKMAPLDPAHSEIPESRDLGQKIPELVEETKEERICESNERQEETASPASKADPEEKEEQVVCEYVYRGQVKKSTLNPNAKEFNPAKSLLAVNKATSTPTSPGPRSHSSTTTIPMLTAGQSGIYSPYISYINPLHMSPAVQAPQMYPYQVSNSVPGQQGKFRTKGPSQRSDQPNSANPIMQAAAAAGPPLVAATPYPSYISYSPQQFPGQPTMMQPMAHYPSQPVFAQMLQGNPRMIASGNHPQALVSSSNPQYQPAEQPTPQTLYATVHQSYSHHAPQLHPQPASTPTQSQQQSQHANPSPVQHQAGQPPHLGSAQPQQNIYHTAALTATPPSLTPGPSTQSPQNSYPQQAVYAIHAHQQLQHGYTNMSHVAQAHLQSGVTGAPPHPGAPHPPHPGAPHPTPVMLLHPSQTHGGPPQAAVSQTGVSNPSPYTYIPHPQVQSHPSQQLPFHPPGN comes from the exons ATGTGGAGGCATTCGCTGCCGGTGTTCTCCGCACCCAGAGTGGACTCACATTACCG GGGTCGGAGCATAGTGAAAGGTCTTCAACCTCCG GTCTTCGAAGGCATTTATAATAATTCCAGGATGCTGCATTTTTTAACTGCTGTAGTG GGCTCCACTTGTGACGTGAAGGTGAAGAACGGGACCACGTACCAGGGCATCTTCAAGACCTTGAGCTCTAAG TTTGAGCTGgcaatcgatgctgtgcacaagaaGGGAAGCGACCAGGTCCCGGGGCCGAAGCGTGAGGAGATCGTGGACACCATGATCTTCAAGCACTCGGATGTGATGCTCGTCCACTTCCACAACGTGGATTTCAGCTACGCCACGAAAG ATAAGTTCACGGATTCGGCCATCGCCATGAACTCCAAAGTTAACGGGGAACACAAAGACAAGGTGCTGATGCGCTGGGACGGAGGAGAAAGCAACAGCGACGACTATGACCTGGACTCTGATATG TCCAATGGTTGGGATCCCAACGAAATGTTCAAGTTCAATGAGGACAACTACGGGGTGAAGACCACGTACGACAGCAGCCTGTCCTCGTACAC AGTCCCTCTAGAAAAAGACAATTCGGATGAGTTCCGGCAGCGGGAGGCTCGGGCGACCATCCTGGCCCGGGAGATCGAGTCCAGTCCGCTGTACAGAGCGCGGATCGCCATAGAGAATGATGAATGCCGGACAGAGGAGGAGAAGCACAGCGCGGTGCAGAGGCCCAGCTCCGACCGGGACAGCCCCAGCCTCAGCTCCAG GGATGGAAAGTACAATCCTTTGCCCCAGCGGGTCCGGGACGGGCCACGAGGAGCCCTCCGAACAAACTCCTCCAGAGGCGGTCGCTCCGGGATGGGCATGACTTCCCGCGCGCCCCCTCAGCATTATCCTGACACGAGCTCCAGCCCCGTCCCTGAGCAGCGCGGCATCAATGGAG GGCCTTCAAGGATGTCCCCCAAATCGCAGCGGCCCATCCGCTCCGCCAAGCCGCTGTCCTCTCCGTCCAGCCGCCCCATAGAGGTTTCTACGTCCCCATCAG GTTCCTCCCGTGTCTACACCCCCCTGTCCCCCAAATCCGCCTCCTCTGCTAGTTCCATGGATTCATCGTCTCAGTCTTCAACCCCGGATCCCCGACCTGCGGCGGAGGCCGGCGTCTCCGCTAAACCCGCGTCTCCGAAGAACGTCACCCCCAGCCTGGAAG CTAAAGATGCTCAAGCGCCTGTGAAGGAGCCGAGCCGGACAATGGAGCTGAGCTCCCCGTGTGAGATTGCCAAGCCGCCGTGTAAAG TGCTGCAGACTGAGCAGAAGAGGAACCAGTTGGACGAACTGCGCAAATTCGGAGCTGAATTCCGG cTCCAGGCGACTCCTCCGTGTCCAGACGCCTCAATAGAACCTTTCCCCTCGAGACAAAGGGATCAGTTAGAAAGTAAAATGGCCCCACTGGATCCCGCTCACTCAGAGATCCCCGAATCGCGTGACCTGGGGCAGAAAATTCCCGAGTTGGTTGAAGAGACCAAGGAGGAGCGGATCTGCGAAAGCAACGAGCGCCAAGAGGAGACGGCCAGTCCCGCGAGCAAAGCGGAcccggaggagaaggaggagcaagtGGTGTGCGAGTACGTATATAGGGG ccaAGTGAAGAAATCCACTCTGAATCCTAACGCTAAGGAGTTTAATCCCGCCAAGTCCCTCCTGGCAGTG AACAAAGCGACCAGCACGCCCACGTCGCCCGGTCCTCGCAGCCATTCCTCCACCACCACTATCCCGATGCTGACGGCCGGCCAGAGCGGCATCTACAGCCCGTACATCTCCTACATCAACCCGCTGCACATGAGCCCGGCCGTGCAG GCTCCTCAGATGTATCCGTACCAAGTGTCTAACTCCGTGCCGGGCCAGCAGGGGAAATTCAGAACAAAAG GTCCTTCCCAGCGCTCCGACCAGCCGAACTCTGCCAACCCCATCATGCAGGCGGCGGCTGCGGCCGGTCCCCCCCTGGTGGCTGCTACGCCGTATCCTTCCTACATCTCCTACAGCCCCCAGCAGTTCCCTGGACAGCCGACCATGATGCAGCCCATGGCTCATTACCCCTCGCAG CCTGTATTTGCGCAGATGCTGCAGGGTAATCCTCGCATGATTGCGTCCGGAAATCATCCGCAAGCCTTAGTGTCTTCCTCCAACCCTCAGTATCAGCCCGCAGAGCAGCCCACGCCCCAGACACTATATG CAACCGTGCACCAGTCCTACTCGCACCACGCTCCTCAGCTGCACCCTCAGCCGGCCAGCACCCCCACCCAGAGCCAGCAGCAGTCCCAGCATGCCAACCCCAGCCCTGTGCAG CACCAGGCCGGCCAGCCTCCGCACCTCGGCAGCGCTCAGCCCCAGCAGAACATTTACCATACGGCGGCCTTGACTGCAACACCTCCCTCCCTGACTCCAGGACCCTCCACGCAGTCCCCGCAGAACAGCTACCCGCAGCAGGCCGTGTACGCCATCCATGCCCACCAGCAGCTGCAGCACGGCTACACAAACATGTCTcacgtcgcccag GCACATTTACAGAGTGGAGTCACCGGAGCACCTCCCCACCCCGGAGCGCCTCACCCACCACATCCCGGTGCCCCCCACCCTACCCCCGTCATGCTCCTGCATCCCTCACAGACACACGGTGGCCCCCCACAAGCAGCAGTTTCACAGACCGGGGTATCCAACCCTTCTCCATATACCTATATACCACATCCCCAAG ttcAATCTCATCCGTCCCAGCAGCTTCCATTTCATCCTCCCGGTAATTGA
- the TUFM gene encoding elongation factor Tu, mitochondrial, which yields MAARVVLSACRSAVFCRLHGSRIATWPSPATRFCPLLYRAYAAEAKKTYSREKPHINIGTIGHVDHGKTTLTAAITKILAEAGGAQFKKYEEIDNAPEEKARGITINASHVEYTTANRHYAHTDCPGHADYVKNMITGTSQMDGCILVVAGTDGQMPQTREHLLLAKQIGVKHIVVYINKADAVDDKEMLDLVELEIRELLSEFGYDGEGTPVVVGSALCALENRNTDIGLDSIMKLLDAVDSYIPIPERDLDKPFLLPVESVYSIPGRGTVVTGTMERGTIKKGDECEFVGRSKHLKSVVTGIEMFHKSLDRAEAGDNLGALVRGLKREDVRRGMVMCKPGSIRPHQKVQAQVYILSKEEGGRHKPFVSNFLPVMFSLTWDMSCRITLPGNKEMVMPGEDSSLIMTLRQPMVLEKGQRFTLRDGNKTIGTGIVTDILEMTKQDEEGWVS from the exons ATGGCGGCGCGTGTGGTGCTGTCGGCGTGCAGATCTGCCG ttttttgccgactccatggttcGCGGATTGCG ACATGGCCCAGCCCTGCCACCCGCTTCTGCCCCCTGCTGTACAGAGCCTACGCTGCGGAGGCAAAGAAGACCTACTCCCGGGAGAAGCCGCACATCAACATCGGGACTATAGGCCACGTAGACCACGGCAAGACCACACTGACCGCCGCCATTACCAAAA TCCTTGCAGAGGCCGGGGGAGCGCAGTTTAAGAAATATGAAGAAATCGACAACGCCCCAGAAGAGAAGGCGCGAGGTATCACCATCAACGCGTCACACGTGGAGTACACCACCGCCAATCGGCACTACGCGCACACGGACTGCCCGGGGCACGCGGACTATGTGAAG AACATGATCACCGGGACCTCGCAGATGGACGGCtgcatcctggtggtggccggcACAGACGGGCAGATGCCGCAGACACGGGAGCACCTGCTGCTGGCCAAACAG ATCGGGGTGAAGCACATCGTCGTCTACATTAACAAGGCCGACGCCGTCGATGACAAGGAGATGCTGGACCTGGTGGAGCTGGAGATCCGAGAGCTGCTGTCTGAATTCGGCTACGATGGTGAGGGCACCCCGGTCGTGGTGGGATCGGCCCTGTGCGCCCTCGAG AACCGCAATACGGACATCGGTTTGGACTCGATCATGAAGCTCCTGGACGCTGTGGACAGTTACATCCCCATCCCTGAGCGGGACCTGGACAAGCCCTTCCTGCTGCCGGTGGAGTCCGTCTACTCCATTCCAG GCCGAGGCACAGTGGTGACCGGAACCATGGAGCGTGGCACCATCAAGAAGGGCGACGAGTGCGAGTTTGTTGGGCGCAGTAAGCACCTGAAGTCGGTGGTGACAG GAATCGAGATGTTCCACAAGAGCCTGGACCGGGCGGAGGCCGGAGATAACCTCGGGGCTCTGGTCAGGGGGTTAAAGCGAGAAGACGTCCGGCGGGGGATGGTGATGTGCAAACCCGGCTCCATCAGGCCTCACCAGAAGGTCCAGGCTCAG GTCTATATCCTCAGCAAAGAGGAGGGCGGGCGGCACAAGCCGTTCGTCAGCAACTTCCTGCCTGTGATGTTCTCCCTGACGTGGGACATGTCCTGCCGGATCACGCTGCCGGGGAACAAG GAGATGGTGATGCCCGGGGAGGACTCCAGCCTGATAATGACCCTGCGGCAGCCGATGGTCCTGGAGAAGGGACAACGCTTCACCCTGAGAGATGGGAACAAGACCATCGGCACCGGGATCGTGACCGACATCTTGGAGATGACGAAACAGGACGAGGAGGGCTGGGTCTCCTGA